The Candidatus Aegiribacteria sp. genome includes a region encoding these proteins:
- a CDS encoding type IIA DNA topoisomerase subunit B, giving the protein MAEKLIQESHVYDESKVKTLSSIEHIRLRTGMYIGRLGNGTHPDDGIYVLFKEIMDNAVDEYIMGYGKRIRITSNRTSVIVRDYGRGIPLGKLVECVSQINTGAKYNTDVFMFSVGLNGIGTKAVNALSEHFRVVAYREGSYREVVYCRGELQSDESGKSSKRNGTLVEFTPDSEIFGDFTFREEFLQDRCLHYSHLNAGLKIQLNGEEFLSEDGLMDLLHDEAGDSAMYPVIFFRDKTLEFALTHTADFGERYLSFANGQYTSSGGTHLSAFKEGITKGINSYTGESYSGQDVREGIIAAISVRIKEPVFESQTKTRLGNNDIRGWIVNMIKTELEQHLHKNPESASILVNKVMTNQKVRTELSNVKKKAKQRAKQVALRVPHLKDCKIHYTDDNKRGEETTIFITEGASAAGSIISSRDVHTQAVFALKGKPLNCFGKRQDTVYKNEEIYNIMRALNIENDINGLRYNRIVLATDADVDGMHIRNLLLTLFLHFFESLVLDKHLFILETPLFRVRNKKETIYCYSEKERTKAIERIGEKAEITRFKGLGEISPKEFGQFIGKNIRLEPVRITRLKEVPEMLDFYMGRNTPERREFIMENLV; this is encoded by the coding sequence ATGGCAGAAAAACTTATACAGGAATCGCATGTTTATGATGAGAGTAAAGTTAAAACTCTTTCCTCGATAGAACATATCCGTCTCAGAACAGGAATGTACATCGGTCGTCTAGGTAATGGTACACACCCCGATGATGGGATCTACGTTCTATTCAAGGAAATCATGGACAATGCTGTTGATGAGTACATCATGGGATATGGCAAGCGTATCAGAATCACAAGCAACAGGACATCTGTCATTGTGCGGGATTACGGTAGAGGCATTCCTCTTGGAAAGCTTGTAGAGTGTGTATCCCAGATAAATACCGGCGCGAAGTACAATACAGATGTTTTCATGTTCAGTGTTGGACTTAACGGTATAGGAACTAAGGCGGTTAACGCGCTCTCGGAGCATTTCAGGGTGGTCGCGTACCGTGAAGGCAGTTACCGTGAGGTTGTTTACTGCCGTGGAGAACTTCAGAGTGATGAAAGTGGAAAAAGCTCAAAAAGAAACGGTACTCTGGTGGAGTTCACTCCGGACAGTGAGATATTCGGAGATTTCACATTCCGGGAGGAATTTCTGCAGGACAGGTGCCTTCATTACTCTCACCTGAATGCCGGTCTTAAGATTCAATTGAACGGAGAAGAGTTTCTTTCCGAAGATGGACTGATGGACCTGCTTCATGATGAAGCCGGAGACTCGGCGATGTATCCGGTTATCTTCTTCCGGGATAAAACTCTTGAATTCGCGCTGACGCATACTGCCGATTTTGGAGAACGCTATCTGTCATTCGCGAACGGTCAGTACACCTCAAGCGGAGGAACACACCTTTCCGCTTTCAAAGAGGGTATAACCAAGGGTATCAATTCCTACACAGGGGAGAGTTATTCGGGTCAGGATGTGCGCGAGGGCATTATCGCTGCCATCTCCGTGCGAATCAAGGAACCAGTATTCGAATCCCAGACCAAAACAAGGCTTGGAAACAATGATATACGGGGCTGGATAGTCAACATGATAAAAACAGAGCTGGAGCAGCATCTGCATAAAAATCCCGAAAGCGCCTCAATTCTGGTAAACAAAGTAATGACCAATCAGAAAGTTCGTACCGAACTTAGCAATGTCAAGAAAAAAGCAAAACAGAGGGCCAAACAGGTTGCCCTCAGGGTACCTCATCTCAAGGATTGCAAGATTCACTACACAGACGATAACAAAAGGGGTGAGGAAACGACGATTTTCATTACCGAGGGTGCAAGCGCGGCAGGCAGTATTATTTCAAGCAGGGATGTTCACACTCAGGCGGTATTCGCCCTCAAGGGCAAACCACTTAACTGTTTCGGCAAAAGGCAGGATACCGTTTATAAGAACGAAGAGATTTACAACATCATGCGCGCTCTCAACATCGAGAATGACATCAACGGTTTAAGGTACAACAGGATTGTTCTTGCCACAGATGCCGATGTTGACGGCATGCATATCAGAAATCTCCTTCTAACTCTGTTTCTTCATTTTTTTGAAAGTCTTGTTCTGGACAAACACCTTTTCATTCTTGAAACACCTCTTTTCCGGGTAAGGAACAAAAAGGAAACTATTTACTGTTACAGCGAGAAGGAACGAACGAAAGCCATTGAACGTATCGGTGAGAAGGCCGAAATAACCAGATTCAAAGGTCTCGGGGAAATTTCCCCGAAGGAATTCGGGCAGTTCATAGGTAAGAATATAAGGCTGGAACCGGTTCGTATCACAAGGCTGAAAGAGGTTCCCGAAATGCTGGATTTCTACATGGGTCGAAACACACCCGAAAGGCGTGAGTTCATCATGGAGAACCTTGTATGA